The proteins below are encoded in one region of Methanomassiliicoccales archaeon:
- the dnaG gene encoding DNA primase DnaG: MNIDPSTTKYLVKAKLNADGIVEKPDVVGAIFGQTEGLLGDELDLRDLQKSGRIGRIEVDVHSRQGKSEGQILIPSSLDQVETVILASALETIDRVGPCKAKIIVESIEDVRVVKRERIIERARELLTELIKQSKTSGIDLTESVRQSVQVEEIIYFGKDRLPAGPNVQESDAIIVVEGRSDVLNLLKSGIKNAIAVEGTNVPKTIMDLSKERVITAFVDGDRGGELILRELFQVAEVDFVARAPRAHEVEELTQKQIMKCLRNKIPGDQFIEMFGLESDSGNGNGKDKTRGDKVERLERFEQAEKADREKTPDKDDREEPAPQPRADKEQKFDREEREPRAGRHDRKERPEKEPRSEKPVKTDRRDREEPKAEHAEPRPERHERFERQEKSFGEEKELEERKPSSRKQLSAAQEKYKGMINELSSSSKARIIDAKGGVLKEVAVKELVNTLKEEKDPVSAVVFDGIITQRILDLASDLKIVTIVGTKMGNITKQPAGIDIWSKDDLN, from the coding sequence ATGAATATTGACCCAAGCACCACCAAGTATCTGGTCAAGGCCAAGCTGAACGCTGACGGCATTGTAGAAAAACCAGACGTGGTAGGAGCTATATTCGGACAGACCGAGGGTCTGTTGGGGGACGAGCTCGACCTGAGAGACCTGCAGAAAAGTGGCAGGATCGGCAGGATCGAGGTTGACGTTCACTCCAGACAAGGTAAGTCCGAAGGACAGATACTGATACCATCAAGCTTAGATCAAGTCGAGACCGTTATCTTAGCCTCGGCACTGGAGACCATCGACAGGGTGGGTCCGTGCAAGGCCAAGATCATCGTGGAGTCCATCGAGGACGTACGTGTCGTTAAACGTGAGAGGATCATCGAGAGGGCCAGGGAACTGCTGACCGAGCTGATCAAGCAGTCCAAGACCAGCGGGATCGATCTCACCGAAAGCGTGCGCCAGTCCGTTCAGGTGGAGGAGATAATCTACTTCGGCAAAGATAGGCTGCCGGCCGGACCGAACGTCCAGGAATCCGACGCCATCATCGTCGTTGAAGGTCGCTCCGACGTACTGAACCTGTTGAAATCTGGAATCAAGAACGCCATTGCGGTCGAGGGGACGAACGTTCCAAAGACCATCATGGACCTGAGCAAGGAAAGGGTCATCACCGCTTTCGTCGACGGCGACAGAGGCGGAGAGCTGATCCTGCGCGAGCTGTTCCAGGTGGCCGAGGTCGACTTCGTGGCACGGGCGCCCCGCGCTCATGAGGTAGAGGAACTGACCCAGAAACAGATCATGAAATGCCTGCGGAACAAGATCCCAGGAGACCAGTTCATTGAGATGTTCGGTCTGGAATCGGATTCCGGCAACGGTAACGGCAAGGACAAGACCCGAGGCGACAAGGTCGAACGTCTGGAACGCTTCGAGCAGGCCGAGAAGGCCGACCGGGAGAAGACCCCCGACAAGGATGATCGGGAAGAACCCGCCCCTCAGCCACGCGCTGACAAGGAGCAGAAATTCGACCGTGAGGAGAGGGAGCCCCGTGCAGGAAGGCATGACAGAAAGGAACGTCCCGAAAAGGAGCCTCGCTCGGAGAAGCCGGTCAAGACCGATCGCCGCGATCGCGAGGAACCCAAGGCGGAACATGCTGAGCCCCGACCCGAGAGGCACGAGCGCTTCGAGCGCCAGGAGAAGTCCTTCGGAGAGGAGAAGGAGTTGGAGGAGCGTAAGCCTAGCTCCCGCAAGCAGCTCTCCGCCGCACAGGAGAAGTATAAGGGAATGATCAACGAACTGTCATCCTCGTCCAAAGCGCGCATCATCGACGCCAAGGGCGGTGTCCTGAAAGAGGTGGCAGTGAAGGAGCTGGTCAACACCTTGAAGGAGGAGAAGGACCCGGTATCCGCGGTGGTCTTCGACGGGATCATCACCCAGAGGATATTGGACCTGGCCTCCGACCTGAAGATCGTCACCATAGTCGGCACCAAGATGGGCAACATCACCAAACAGCCGGCCGGTATCGATATCTGGTCCAAGGACGACCTGAACTGA